Within the Kryptolebias marmoratus isolate JLee-2015 unplaced genomic scaffold, ASM164957v2 Scaffold122, whole genome shotgun sequence genome, the region GTTTAACAGGACTGGATCAGTATGTGTACATAAACCATTTCCTCTCCAGTCTTTGACCTGTTTGTACCGAACCTGAACCTCCTGCAGGTGGCGCTCTGGCTGAAGGTTTCCATGAGAGGCTGAGAGAGTTCCAGAGGTTTGAGAGGACGTTTGAGGTAAGAAACCACAGAAATCCTAAATGAGCTTAAAGTTTCTGAGGAGCTGAGCCAGAACTCTGTCCTGGTTCTGACCTGGTAAAACTGGACCTCTGTCCTGCAGGAGTTCATCTCTCGGTCGGCGATCCGGACCAAGTTCGAGCAGCACACAGTGAGAGCGTGGCAGATCACTGAGGCCATCAAAGCCATCATGGATGCCATCAACATCAcctctgcagacaggaagtgcgCAGAGCAAACTGATCATGTCGTCTGAGTCTCAGCCaacctgacctctgacctctgacaggATCTGCTGCCTGGAGGAGCGTGAGGAGCAGAGGGACCGGCTGGACTTTGTCCGAGGACAGATGAACCGTCTGAGCGACAGCATCAAGGACAGGATCAGAACTCTGACCGATGATGTCACTGCTAAGGTACACAACCTGAGGAGGACCGGCCCGTCAGGTCCAGGACTCACCTGGTCCAGGACTCACCTGGTCCCTGAGTTTCAGCCTCCTCTGTCTGATGGCAGACGTGCTGCATTCACTGACccacagaaacatttctcatcagaacTGGTTCTGGTGGCGGCCGTTAGTTTCTTGGTTGGTTGTCACAACATGCGATTCGAATCATGATCCGGATCTGACGAGGAACGGGTCTGAACCCGTCAGTCAGACCCGTTTCCATCAGGATCATTAGCTGGACCGTGTTGGTGGTTAGTTGAAACAGATGCTTCAGTGTTTCCATGGTAACGGCAGCCAGTCCTTTCTGTGGTCAGGTGACCTCTGCGCTGTCGGATCAGATccgctcacttcctgttctggtGGAGGAGTTCCGGGCCGACTTCAGTCCAACTCCGGAGACGCTGGAGCTCTACAAAACGGTGAGACCCAAAGTGACCCACAGAAAGATGACCTGATCCACCTGATGCCTGACTGACAACTGACCAGATTCTAAAAGCTGGTGTGAGCAGAACCGCTCAGAAACTCTGATCCACACCAGGTTCCGGGCTTTTGACATTTCCTGTCCTGTCCCGTCCTGTCCCctcctgtcctgtcctctcctctcccctcctgTCCTGCCCTGCCctgtcccctcccctcctcccctccccNNNNNNNNNNNNNNNNNNNNNNNNNNNNNNNNNNNNNNNNNNNNNNNNNNNNNNNNNNNNNNNNNNNNNNNNNNNNNNNNNNNNNNNNNNNNNNNNNNNNNNNNNNNNNNNNNNNNNNNNNNNNNNNNNNNNNNNNNNNNNNNNNNNNNNNNNNNNNNNNNNNNNNNNNNNNNNNNNNNNNNNNNNNNNNNNNNNNNNNNNNNNNNNNNNNNNNNNNNNNNNNNNNNNNNNNNNNNNNNNNNNNNNNNNNNNNNNNNNNNNNNNNNNNNNNNNNNNNNNNNNNNNNNNNNNNNNNNNNNNNNNNNNNNNNNNNNNNNNNNNNNNNNNNNNNNNNNNNNNNNNNNNNNNNNNNNNNNNNNNNNNNNNNNNNNNNNNNNNNNNNNNNNNNNNNNNNNNNNNNNNNNNNNNNNNNNNNNNNNNNNNNNNNNNNNNNNNNNNNNNNNNNNNNNNNNNNNNNNNNNNNNNNNNNNNNNNNNNNNNNNNNNNNNNNNNNNNNNNNNNNNNNNNNNNNNNNNNNNNNNNNNNNNNNNNNNNNNNNNNNNNNNNNNNNNNNNNNNNNNNNNNNNNNNNNNNNNNNNNNNNNNNNNNNNNNNNNNNNNNNNNNNNNNNNNNNNNNNNNNNNNNNNNNNNNNNNNNNNNNNNNNNNNNNNNNNNNNNNNNNNNNNNNNNNNNNNNNNNNNNNNNNNNNNNNNNNNNNNNNNNNNNNNNNNNNNNNNNNNNNNNNNNNNNNNNNNNNNNNNNNNNNNNNNNNNNNNNNNNNNNNNNNNNNNNNNNNNNNNNNNNNNNNNNNNNNNNNNNNNNNNNNNNNNNNNNNNNNNNNNNNNNNNNNNNNNNNNNNNNNNNNNNNNNNNNNNNNNNNNNNNNNNNNNNNNNNNNNNNNNNNNNNNNNNNNNNNNNNNNNNNNNNNNNNNNNNNNNNNNNNNNNNNNNNNNNNNNNNNNNNNNNNNNNNNNNNNNNNNNNNNNNNNNNNNNNNNNNNNNNNNNNNNNNNNNNNNNNNNNNNNNNNNNNNNNNNNNNNNNNNNNNNNNNNNNNNNNNNNNNNNNNNNNNNNNNNNNNNNNNNNNNNNNNNNNNNNNNNNNNNNNNNNNNNNNNNNNNNNNNNNNNNNNNNNNNNNNNNNNNNNNNNNNNNNNNNNNNNNNNNNNNNNNNNNNNNNNNNNNNNNNNNNNNNNNNNNNNNNNNNNNNNNNNNNNNNNNNNNNNNNNNNNNNNNNNNNNNNNNNNNNNNNNNNNNNNNNNNNNNNNNNNNNNNNNNNNNNNNNNNNNNNNNNNNNNNNNNNNNNNNNNNNNNNNNNNNNNNNNNNNNNNNNNNNNNNNNNNNTCCCGTCCtgtcctcccctcctctcccctcttgcctgtcctctcctctcctctcccctcttgcctgtcctctcctctcctgcccTGTCCTCTCCTGTCCTGTCCTCCCCTCCCGTCCCCTCCCGTCCcgtcctcccctcccctcccgtcCCGTCCTCTCCTGTTTCCCCTCAGAGTTCGTTCCTGCAGATTTAGGaccaaacagcagcttttactctgataaaaatctaaacctaaaactttctgagcattttgaaatgtttcttctGACGGAACCGACCCTCCTCCACTGCGGgagaacctgcagaacctgcagaacctgcagaaccttCAGGCTGACTTCCTTTCAGTGTTCTTGCAGAAACTGGTGCAGCACGTGGAGGAGAGGCTGGTCGGCTGTTTGTCTCACTGCTGCTCCATCAGCGTCCTCAGAGACGTCAGCGAGGCCCGGAGACACATGATCGGTACCACACGGTTCTGTTTCCCTATCAGTACCGGTCAGAACGGCTCAGATTGGTATCGATCGGCTTTGTCCCTCTGTCCACAGACAGTGTCCGTCCTCTGCTGTCTCTGTCcgtccagcagcagctctctgctccctcctcctcctttgaCATGACCTATGACCTCGGCCTCGACGCCGTCTGTGCAGACTTCAAGGAGAACATCGACTTCCAGTTCTCTCTGGGCTGGACCGCCCTCGTGACCCGCTTCATTGGCGCCGCTAACGCCCGGCGGGCGCTGGGTGGCGAGCGCAGACTGAAGGTGAGTCCAGGTCCAGTTCAAACCTTCAGTTGTCTTCAGATCAGCTGAAGAGACGCTCGTCTGTCCGCAGGACGGATCCACCTTCAGGGACGAGATGGTGGTTTCCATAGCAACCCGTCTGGTCTCTGTCACATCCAGGGCGTCCATGGCCGTCCTGGTGATCGGTGGAGTGGTAGGGACGAGTTAAGCTCCTCTGGCTCCTGAGGATCCTTCAGGTGTAGCTCGGGGTCTCAGGTGTGTCTGCCTCTGCAGGTGTGGCGTTCGGTGGGGTGGCGTGTCATCGCGCTCTCCCTCTCCCTGTACGGTCTCCTCTACCTGTACGAGAGACTCACCTGGACCGACGCCAGCAGGGAGCGCGCTCTGAAGCAGCAGTTTGTGGAGCACGCCGCCCACCGCCTGAGAGCCGTTGTCCCCGTCACCGGCGCCGCCTGTAGCCAGCAGGTGTTCAAGTAAGCTCCGCCCCCGCTGAGAGAACACCCGACACTgcgtttctgtttgtttgttgtttgtttgtttgtttttcagggagCTGTCGGCGACCTTCAGCCGGCTGACTCAGAGAGCGGACCTGAGCGAGGCAGAACTGGAAGGAACCGTCCGGCAGCTGAGCTTCAGGATCCAGAAACTGGAGAACATCCAGCGGAAGTCCAAGAACTTCAGGTCAGGCTTATTCCGGCTCAGCAGAACCGGGTCAAACCCAGAACTGTCTGAGCCCAGAATCTGGTTCTTGTGTTTCAGGAACAGAGCCACGGAGCTGGAGGCTCAACTGGAGGCCTTTTCTGCTCAGTACCTGCAGgaaaactgaagaagaagaaatgctgCCTTCAGGGGCCTCCGGGTCGTTCTGAAGCTTCCGCTGTCGTCATGACAACAGAAGAGAGTGGGCCGGATCAGAAACCAGCTGAACtattaataattcatttatcagatttaatgttcaaactgtGACGTTTCAATAATTAGatcatttagtttctgtttcctgaagGTTTGACCCAAAACCTGAGGTCACCTGGACCTGTCCAGGACACCTGGATGGTTCGGGTCACCTGGACGGTTCGGTCCAGAACACCTGGATGGTTCGGGTCACCTGGACGGTTCGGGTCACCTGGACCTGTCCAGAACACCTGGATGGTTCGGGTCACCCAGGCAGGTCCAGAACACCTGGATGGTTCGGGTCACCTGGATGTGACTTCAGATGAgctcagttgtttttgtctcagtttgacTTCCTGCTtcactctgattggctgtcggCTCTCACCCCGTTTCCTCAATCATGTAAAACCTTTAGCGTcctgataatgatgatgatgatgatgaagatgatgaaagCGTCCTGatcatttcttcatgtttctcCTCCACTGAGCCAGACTTCCTGTAATCTGTTAACAAGGTTCTAGATCAGTGGTTCTCCAGacttctgaaggtctttcagagtttttctttggacttgggctgttttctgtttctgttcagtcaGAAGTATGAGATCTATCATTGTGATGAGACTGTAGTTCAGCAGGTCAAAGATCATATTTGGAACGTAAACAGAGGGATTATGAGTGAGCAGCTCAATGACTCCATCTAGTGGACAGAAGGTAGAAGTACAGCAACATCCTTCACCTTCCTCAGAGGAAGAGCC harbors:
- the LOC108228792 gene encoding mitofusin-1 (The sequence of the model RefSeq protein was modified relative to this genomic sequence to represent the inferred CDS: added 322 bases not found in genome assembly) — its product is MQTSLFWLETPSRRFSLILQEKLFFHKVSERISKPNIFILHNRWDASVMEPDYILQVRKQHLDRCVSFLSEELRVVGPDEAEGRIFFISAKEVLSSRMQRAQGMPETGGALAEGFHERLREFQRFERTFEEFISRSAIRTKFEQHTVRAWQITEAIKAIMDAINITSADRKICCLEEREEQRDRLDFVRGQMNRLSDSIKDRIRTLTDDVTAKVTSALSDQIRSLPVLVEEFRADFSPTPETLELYKTKLVQHVEERLVGCLSHCCSISVLRDVSEARRHMIDSVRPLLSLSVQQQLSAPSSSFDMTYDLGLDAVCADFKENIDFQFSLGWTALVTRFIGAANARRALGGERRLKDGSTFRDEMVVSIATRLVSVTSRASMAVLVIGGVVWRSVGWRVIALSLSLYGLLYLYERLTWTDASRERALKQQFVEHAAHRLRAVVPVTGAACSQQVFKELSATFSRLTQRADLSEAELEGTVRQLSFRIQKLENIQRKSKNFRNRATELEAQLEAFSAQYLQEN